In Alkalihalobacillus sp. FSL W8-0930, a single window of DNA contains:
- a CDS encoding DNA-directed RNA polymerase subunit beta, translating into MNKNQEKPQKSEKKTTEAPKKQTKAKTITRAEIREAKAKKKAEQKAQQKAEKPARVKKGRIRILPIWLRLYIILTLIGASLFLGMMVGYGTIGGEDPFEVFKLDTWYHIVDLMKGVED; encoded by the coding sequence ATGAACAAGAACCAAGAAAAGCCTCAGAAGTCGGAAAAGAAGACAACTGAAGCACCCAAAAAACAAACCAAAGCCAAAACCATAACACGGGCGGAAATTCGCGAAGCCAAAGCCAAGAAAAAAGCTGAACAAAAAGCTCAGCAGAAGGCCGAAAAACCAGCCCGCGTCAAAAAAGGCCGGATCCGCATCCTGCCCATTTGGCTGCGACTATATATCATCCTCACCCTCATCGGTGCCTCCCTCTTCCTCGGAATGATGGTAGGCTACGGCACCATCGGAGGAGAGGATCCCTTCGAAGTATTCAAGCTCGACACATGGTACCACATCGTCGACCTGATGAAGGGTGTAGAAGACTAA
- a CDS encoding flagellar hook-basal body protein, producing MNISSNIASVTMGQLQSKLDTISNNVSNSETAGYKRRDVTFSDLLNQEYTNQPTEGNRLTPPGLRVGSGAKIAQTRLSNDPGIAMQTGRMLDFALTNGYHFFQVERNENGASETRLTREGAFFLTENPNNDQELVLANENGFYLLDNNGERMTVPYTFESIQMNANGQLEALLQDGTTAAIGEIGLVEVEKPQLLEAAGNTDFLMPDGDNRMQMIAASDQLIQQGALEGSNVDMAKEMSDLMLTQRHYQLNARSLSIADEMAGLVNGIRR from the coding sequence ATGAATATTTCATCCAACATTGCATCAGTCACAATGGGACAGCTTCAAAGTAAGCTTGATACAATTTCAAACAACGTGTCCAATAGCGAAACGGCAGGGTATAAACGCAGAGATGTTACCTTTTCTGATTTATTAAACCAGGAATATACGAACCAACCAACGGAGGGCAACCGATTAACCCCTCCTGGCCTACGTGTTGGTTCAGGTGCAAAAATTGCCCAGACTCGTCTATCCAATGACCCGGGCATTGCGATGCAAACTGGACGAATGCTTGATTTTGCGCTAACAAACGGCTATCATTTCTTTCAGGTGGAGAGAAATGAGAACGGTGCTTCTGAAACAAGATTGACTCGAGAAGGAGCTTTCTTTTTAACGGAAAACCCAAACAATGATCAAGAGCTAGTTCTTGCAAACGAAAATGGCTTTTACCTACTGGATAATAACGGTGAGCGAATGACGGTTCCTTACACATTTGAATCCATTCAAATGAATGCAAATGGACAGCTTGAAGCTCTGCTTCAAGACGGGACAACGGCCGCCATTGGAGAAATTGGATTAGTTGAGGTAGAGAAACCTCAGCTGCTCGAAGCTGCAGGCAATACCGATTTCCTCATGCCTGACGGAGACAACCGGATGCAAATGATTGCAGCCTCGGACCAGCTTATCCAACAAGGAGCCCTTGAAGGATCAAACGTCGACATGGCAAAAGAAATGAGTGACTTAATGCTAACCCAGCGTCACTATCAACTAAATGCTCGTTCCCTATCCATCGCTGACGAAATGGCTGGCCTCGTCAACGGTATCCGTCGCTAA
- a CDS encoding flagellar hook-basal body protein has translation MLRGLYGAAAGMLTQQQRQEMLTNNLANAQTPGYKADQASIRSFPEMLLEARNVNTVTGRGYQIGSLSTGTYMQEATPNFIQGSLVETGNGTDFALLDGVLPEGDAGARPMLFFTVQGDDGTPRYTRNGQFAVSDSGQLVTTEGYPVLNAAGQPIQVENEEFLINEQGAITSSEGVNLGQIGIAYAEDAQTLVKEGNGLLRAEEELPANAFDFQIRQRFVEQSNVDSNQTMADMMSAMRTFEANQKVLQAYDQSLDKAVNEVGRIG, from the coding sequence ATGCTACGTGGTTTATACGGAGCAGCAGCCGGAATGCTGACTCAGCAACAACGTCAGGAAATGCTAACAAATAATCTGGCCAATGCCCAAACACCAGGATATAAAGCGGATCAAGCAAGTATCAGGTCCTTCCCTGAGATGCTTTTAGAAGCACGAAACGTCAATACAGTTACGGGGAGAGGGTACCAGATTGGCTCCCTTTCAACGGGTACCTACATGCAGGAGGCCACTCCAAACTTCATTCAGGGATCTCTAGTTGAAACGGGAAATGGCACGGACTTTGCGCTACTTGATGGCGTGCTTCCTGAGGGTGATGCGGGTGCGCGCCCTATGCTATTCTTTACGGTGCAAGGGGATGACGGGACACCTCGTTATACGCGTAATGGTCAGTTTGCGGTTAGTGATTCTGGACAGCTTGTTACAACAGAAGGCTACCCTGTATTAAACGCAGCAGGACAACCGATTCAGGTAGAGAACGAGGAATTTTTAATCAATGAGCAAGGAGCCATTACAAGCTCTGAGGGTGTGAACCTTGGTCAGATTGGCATTGCCTATGCGGAAGATGCACAGACCCTTGTAAAAGAAGGAAATGGACTCCTACGCGCGGAAGAAGAGCTGCCAGCAAATGCCTTTGATTTTCAAATTCGTCAGCGTTTTGTGGAACAGTCGAACGTAGACTCTAACCAGACGATGGCAGATATGATGAGTGCGATGCGTACATTTGAAGCGAATCAAAAAGTACTGCAGGCATATGATCAAAGCTTAGATAAAGCAGTGAATGAAGTAGGCAGAATTGGCTAA
- a CDS encoding rod shape-determining protein, which produces MFGRDIGIDLGTANVLIFVKGSGIVLDEPSVVAMETSSKSVLAVGEEAYRMVGRTPGNIVAIRPMQDGVIADFDLTESMLKHFLDKIKVRSMFSKPRILICCPTNITSVEQKAIRQAAERSGGKDVYLEEEPKVAAIGAGMDIFQPSGNMVIDIGGGTTDVAVLSMGDIVTASSIKVAGDRFDSEILTYIKKQYKLLIGVRTAENIKKTVATVFPGGRQEELEIRGRDLVSGLPRTITVRTEEIQGALTESASYIVQAAKEVLEKTPPELSADIIDRGVILTGGGALLHGIDELLAEELKVPVLVAEDPMHCVAKGTGLILENLDKMSKKRARV; this is translated from the coding sequence ATGTTTGGTCGAGATATTGGAATTGATTTAGGAACGGCGAACGTACTTATTTTTGTAAAGGGAAGTGGAATTGTCCTTGATGAGCCATCTGTTGTGGCTATGGAAACCTCTTCGAAAAGCGTATTAGCTGTAGGTGAGGAAGCATATCGGATGGTAGGACGTACTCCTGGGAATATTGTGGCGATCCGTCCAATGCAAGACGGCGTTATTGCTGATTTTGACTTAACTGAATCGATGCTGAAGCATTTTCTGGATAAGATTAAAGTAAGAAGCATGTTCTCAAAGCCTCGTATTTTAATCTGTTGCCCAACCAACATTACATCTGTTGAGCAAAAGGCCATCCGTCAAGCGGCTGAGCGCAGCGGTGGGAAGGATGTCTATCTAGAAGAAGAGCCTAAGGTCGCAGCAATCGGCGCCGGTATGGATATTTTTCAACCTAGCGGAAACATGGTCATTGATATAGGCGGTGGAACAACAGATGTTGCTGTTCTTTCCATGGGTGATATCGTCACCGCCTCATCAATTAAAGTCGCTGGGGACCGTTTTGATTCGGAAATTTTAACGTACATTAAAAAGCAGTACAAGCTGTTAATTGGTGTGCGTACAGCTGAAAACATTAAGAAAACCGTAGCCACCGTATTCCCAGGCGGACGTCAAGAGGAACTCGAGATTCGTGGGCGTGACCTAGTAAGTGGTCTTCCAAGAACGATTACGGTACGTACAGAAGAAATTCAAGGAGCGCTTACTGAATCAGCTTCTTACATTGTACAAGCTGCAAAAGAAGTACTTGAAAAAACACCTCCTGAGTTATCTGCAGATATCATCGATCGCGGAGTCATCTTAACAGGTGGGGGAGCCCTTCTACACGGAATTGACGAGTTACTTGCTGAAGAGCTTAAAGTACCAGTTCTTGTGGCAGAAGACCCAATGCACTGTGTAGCAAAGGGTACAGGATTAATTTTAGAAAACCTAGATAAAATGAGTAAGAAACGAGCTCGCGTCTAA
- the spoIIID gene encoding sporulation transcriptional regulator SpoIIID: protein MHDYIKERTIKIGRYIVETRKTVRTIAKEFGVSKSTVHKDLTERLPEINAELANEVKDILEYHKSIRHLRGGEATKVKYRKTVDVSDHLIVKSRQ from the coding sequence GTGCATGATTACATCAAAGAGCGAACTATCAAGATAGGCAGGTACATTGTTGAGACTCGAAAAACGGTGAGGACGATTGCAAAAGAGTTTGGAGTCTCAAAAAGTACTGTACACAAGGATCTCACGGAGCGTCTGCCCGAAATTAATGCGGAGCTGGCAAATGAGGTGAAGGACATTCTTGAGTATCACAAATCGATTCGCCATTTGCGCGGTGGAGAAGCGACGAAAGTCAAGTATCGAAAGACTGTAGATGTTTCGGACCATTTAATTGTAAAATCTCGTCAATAA
- a CDS encoding multidrug efflux SMR transporter yields MVWISLILAGMCELFGVTMMNQLKSKPGPKPIIGLILGFAASFALLSYAMDSLPMGTVYAVWTGIGAFGGALIGMFFYGESRDWKRVLFITIILVSVIGLKSVS; encoded by the coding sequence ATGGTATGGATTAGTTTGATCTTGGCTGGAATGTGTGAGTTGTTTGGTGTAACGATGATGAACCAGTTGAAGAGTAAGCCAGGTCCGAAGCCGATTATCGGTCTCATACTAGGGTTTGCGGCTAGTTTCGCGTTATTGTCTTATGCGATGGATTCGCTCCCGATGGGGACTGTATATGCGGTCTGGACTGGGATTGGAGCGTTTGGTGGAGCCTTAATCGGCATGTTTTTTTACGGAGAATCTCGTGATTGGAAGAGGGTTCTGTTCATTACGATTATTCTCGTTTCTGTTATAGGTCTGAAGTCTGTAAGCTAA
- a CDS encoding SMR family transporter, translating to MRNWMLLIIGAMFEVGWVMGLNKASSVLEWGLTIVAIACSFVLLIQATKVLPVATAYAVFVGLGTVGSVAVDTLVFSQPLPSLKLLFIITLLIGVVGLKMVTKEADTGSVSEHGMD from the coding sequence ATGAGAAATTGGATGTTGTTAATCATCGGAGCCATGTTTGAGGTTGGCTGGGTGATGGGTTTAAATAAGGCGTCGTCGGTGCTTGAGTGGGGGCTCACGATTGTTGCGATTGCTTGTAGTTTTGTGCTGCTGATTCAGGCGACTAAAGTCCTGCCTGTGGCCACGGCGTATGCGGTGTTTGTGGGGCTTGGTACGGTTGGTTCGGTTGCGGTGGATACGCTGGTGTTTTCACAGCCGCTTCCCTCGCTAAAATTACTATTTATTATCACTCTTTTAATTGGGGTGGTTGGGCTAAAGATGGTGACAAAAGAAGCCGATACAGGGAGTGTGAGCGAACATGGTATGGATTAG
- a CDS encoding nuclease-related domain-containing protein, with product MIVLKERTRPVRIAQLEALLRRIPNQHEKVPNIKKELNRRRIGYQGEQSLNYYFKFLNDPQLFLLHDLRLLGMNQSYFQIDTLLISKSFVAILEIKNYSGSIYFDPDTYQVYRTSATHDDEILTNPLLQIQAQKLQLRDWLTAHNWPLLPIAKLVVFSDPSTKIVSTPTNLQLLKQVVTAPALLSKLESLQSMYSKDYLTDNALEMLTQQLVHKHVPPASSDVLHDFRIPASTIISGVYCPSCQRPTLTRGVVVGKWFCPDCLISSKHAHLSALEDYFLLLNHQVSTSEIHAFLQTSNRQQAYDLVNKLPLHRVGEFRARRYELMYPLSIP from the coding sequence TTGATTGTTTTGAAGGAACGAACGCGTCCTGTGCGGATCGCTCAGCTTGAGGCGCTTTTGAGGCGTATACCGAACCAGCATGAGAAGGTGCCTAATATTAAGAAGGAACTGAATCGGCGTAGGATTGGGTATCAAGGGGAGCAGTCACTCAATTATTATTTTAAATTTTTGAATGATCCTCAGTTGTTTTTGCTTCATGATCTTCGTTTGCTTGGAATGAATCAATCGTATTTTCAAATTGATACGCTTTTAATTAGTAAGTCGTTTGTCGCAATACTTGAGATTAAAAATTATTCAGGGTCTATTTATTTTGATCCGGATACGTATCAGGTCTACCGCACGTCTGCTACGCATGATGATGAAATTCTCACGAATCCTCTTCTACAGATCCAGGCACAAAAGCTACAGCTAAGAGATTGGTTGACTGCGCATAATTGGCCGCTGCTGCCGATTGCGAAGCTTGTTGTGTTTAGTGATCCTTCTACAAAAATTGTTTCTACTCCAACGAATCTCCAACTGCTGAAGCAAGTCGTTACGGCTCCCGCACTTCTTTCAAAGCTTGAGAGTCTTCAATCTATGTACTCAAAAGACTATCTGACTGACAACGCACTTGAAATGCTTACTCAACAGCTCGTCCACAAACACGTTCCCCCTGCTAGTTCTGATGTTCTCCATGATTTTCGTATTCCCGCTTCGACCATTATTTCCGGAGTATATTGCCCGTCGTGCCAGCGTCCGACACTTACGAGAGGGGTCGTTGTTGGGAAATGGTTTTGCCCTGATTGTTTGATTTCGTCTAAGCATGCTCATCTTTCAGCTCTTGAAGACTACTTCCTTCTATTAAATCACCAGGTATCCACAAGTGAGATTCATGCATTCTTGCAGACGTCGAACCGGCAACAAGCCTATGATTTGGTGAATAAGCTTCCACTACATCGGGTGGGAGAATTTCGTGCGAGGCGCTATGAATTAATGTACCCGCTAAGCATTCCATAA
- a CDS encoding M23 family metallopeptidase, translating to MNEDNNRSSNNESKWSNAQRILRKRWVLPAVYLVAAAGILSSVFYFQGQNLGTPLEQENTEEPTNDFQLGFDPRDEEAVPVQSSTELVALPTLDDSKAEIIGHFYDESASAEEQQASLVYYSNTYRMNKGVDFGATSEEGFDVIASLSGKVTKAAQDSTLGNVVEVTHDDGFKTHYSSLATLSVEEGDTVNQGDKLGAAGRNVYNEQAGVHVHFEIRDSEGEALNPEDFFGEKLEQAKEAEDAEAEAEKETPAPEQGKDEDTDKEADEKEDADESKDSEEDATEQDQSGLVPSESSNT from the coding sequence ATGAATGAAGATAACAATCGATCTTCTAATAACGAAAGCAAGTGGTCAAATGCACAACGAATCTTACGTAAACGCTGGGTTTTGCCAGCAGTCTATCTAGTAGCAGCAGCAGGTATTCTTAGCTCCGTCTTTTATTTCCAAGGTCAAAACTTAGGAACACCACTAGAGCAAGAGAATACTGAAGAGCCAACAAACGATTTTCAATTAGGCTTTGATCCACGTGATGAAGAAGCAGTACCAGTTCAGTCATCAACAGAACTCGTTGCACTACCAACACTTGATGATTCAAAAGCAGAAATCATCGGACACTTTTACGATGAATCTGCATCAGCAGAAGAGCAACAAGCATCTCTTGTATACTACAGCAACACGTACCGCATGAACAAAGGGGTAGACTTTGGAGCAACATCTGAAGAAGGCTTTGATGTCATCGCATCCCTAAGCGGTAAAGTAACAAAAGCAGCACAAGATTCAACTCTTGGAAATGTCGTTGAAGTGACGCATGATGATGGATTCAAAACGCACTATAGCAGCTTAGCAACCCTTTCAGTTGAAGAAGGCGACACGGTGAATCAAGGCGATAAGCTAGGTGCAGCAGGACGTAACGTTTATAACGAACAAGCCGGCGTACACGTACACTTTGAAATCCGTGACAGCGAAGGCGAAGCATTGAACCCAGAAGACTTCTTCGGTGAAAAGCTTGAACAAGCAAAAGAAGCTGAAGATGCTGAAGCAGAAGCTGAAAAAGAAACACCAGCACCTGAGCAAGGCAAAGACGAAGACACTGATAAAGAAGCTGATGAAAAAGAAGACGCTGACGAGTCTAAAGACTCTGAAGAAGATGCAACCGAGCAAGACCAATCAGGCCTTGTACCAAGCGAATCTTCTAATACGTAA
- the spoIID gene encoding stage II sporulation protein D: MKRFAWSFVILFVAVLIIPSVMVAFFSEDEPSISAATKEIKPSGDEVVDKEAEEIASTIEVAVFRSKKNVVEQIPLEEYVAGVVSSEMSPSFEMEALKAQALAARTYILKAILSGESAKVPEGAIVTDTITHQVYQDPNELREKWGQDFDSYNNRIIQAVNETAGEILTYDDEPISAQFFSTSNGFTENSEDYWSNPIPYLRSVESPWDQESPRFTAKKEVTDAEFQQKLEVSLPSDGSISPVTERTNGGRVASVTVGEKKLTGRQVREALALDSSDFTWTRANGIVTIETKGWGHGVGMSQYGADGMAKDGKTYDKIVEHYYQGIEIAGINHFAEKVTARLK; the protein is encoded by the coding sequence TTGAAGCGGTTTGCTTGGTCGTTTGTCATATTATTTGTCGCTGTATTGATAATCCCTTCTGTAATGGTTGCGTTTTTCTCAGAAGATGAGCCATCAATCAGCGCAGCAACAAAAGAGATTAAGCCATCGGGGGACGAAGTTGTGGATAAGGAAGCGGAAGAAATTGCTTCTACCATTGAAGTCGCAGTGTTTCGAAGTAAGAAGAATGTGGTTGAGCAAATACCTTTAGAAGAGTATGTCGCTGGAGTGGTATCATCCGAAATGTCACCATCTTTTGAAATGGAAGCCTTAAAAGCTCAGGCGCTCGCAGCAAGAACATATATTTTAAAGGCCATTTTAAGTGGGGAAAGTGCAAAAGTACCAGAGGGTGCCATTGTGACAGACACCATTACTCACCAAGTGTATCAAGATCCAAACGAACTTCGGGAGAAATGGGGACAAGACTTCGACTCCTATAACAACCGGATCATACAAGCAGTAAATGAAACGGCTGGAGAAATTCTGACATATGACGACGAACCTATATCCGCACAGTTTTTCTCAACAAGTAATGGATTCACTGAGAACTCCGAAGACTATTGGAGTAATCCAATTCCTTATCTTCGAAGTGTAGAAAGCCCTTGGGATCAGGAATCCCCACGTTTCACAGCGAAAAAAGAAGTAACAGATGCTGAGTTTCAGCAAAAATTAGAAGTGAGCCTGCCATCTGATGGCTCCATCTCACCAGTCACAGAACGAACAAATGGTGGAAGAGTTGCGTCCGTCACAGTGGGTGAGAAAAAACTTACTGGACGACAGGTCCGTGAAGCACTTGCTCTAGATTCTTCAGACTTCACCTGGACACGTGCCAATGGAATAGTAACGATTGAGACAAAGGGCTGGGGACACGGCGTTGGAATGAGTCAATACGGAGCAGACGGCATGGCGAAGGACGGAAAAACCTACGATAAGATTGTTGAGCATTACTATCAAGGCATTGAAATCGCTGGAATTAATCATTTCGCAGAGAAAGTCACGGCTCGTTTAAAATAA
- the murA gene encoding UDP-N-acetylglucosamine 1-carboxyvinyltransferase, which yields MEKIIVRGGNKLRGSVKVEGAKNAVLPVIAASILAEEGTGVIHEVPALADVYTMKEVLKNLNADVTYENGKFIVDATKELATEAPFEYVRKMRASFLVMGPLLARVGKARIALPGGCAIGSRPIDQHLKGFEAMGATVEIGNGFIEASIDGRLQGAKIYLDFPSVGATENIIMAAVLAEGTTILENVAEEPEIVCLANYLNAMGAKVRGAGTGVIRIEGVDKLVAADHTVIPDRIEAGTFMVAAAITQGDVIVEGAVAEHLRPLIAKMEEMGVGITEVENGLRVVGPEKLKAVDLKTMPHPGFPTDMQAQMMALLLQAEGTSVITETVFENRFMHVEEFRRMNSNIKIEGRSAIISGPNNLQGAEVASTDLRAGAALVIAGLVSEGVTRVTELKHIDRGYVNLAGKLAALGGDVERVEEVQEVVEEEAVALEETAPLTLNTSTN from the coding sequence TTGGAAAAAATTATTGTCCGAGGTGGCAACAAGCTACGCGGATCCGTCAAGGTAGAGGGCGCAAAGAACGCTGTATTACCTGTGATCGCTGCATCTATTTTAGCTGAAGAGGGTACGGGAGTAATTCACGAAGTACCAGCACTGGCTGATGTATATACAATGAAAGAAGTATTAAAGAATTTAAACGCTGATGTAACGTATGAGAACGGAAAGTTTATCGTTGATGCAACAAAAGAACTCGCAACAGAAGCACCTTTTGAGTATGTTCGCAAAATGAGAGCTTCATTCCTTGTAATGGGACCTCTCCTTGCGCGCGTTGGAAAAGCACGTATTGCTCTTCCAGGTGGTTGTGCGATTGGATCAAGACCAATTGATCAACATCTAAAAGGCTTTGAAGCAATGGGCGCAACGGTAGAAATCGGAAATGGATTCATTGAAGCAAGTATTGATGGTCGCTTGCAGGGAGCTAAGATCTATCTTGATTTCCCAAGCGTAGGTGCAACTGAAAACATTATTATGGCTGCTGTTTTAGCTGAAGGAACAACAATCCTTGAAAACGTAGCAGAAGAGCCAGAAATTGTTTGTCTTGCCAACTACCTAAATGCAATGGGTGCAAAAGTACGTGGAGCTGGTACTGGTGTGATCCGCATTGAAGGAGTAGACAAATTAGTAGCTGCTGATCATACAGTGATTCCTGACCGTATTGAAGCAGGTACATTTATGGTTGCTGCAGCGATCACTCAAGGCGATGTCATCGTTGAAGGTGCCGTAGCTGAGCACTTACGTCCACTTATTGCAAAAATGGAAGAAATGGGCGTAGGCATCACAGAAGTAGAAAATGGATTACGTGTTGTAGGACCTGAAAAGCTTAAAGCAGTAGATCTTAAAACAATGCCTCATCCAGGATTCCCAACAGATATGCAAGCACAAATGATGGCTCTTCTTTTACAAGCAGAGGGTACAAGTGTCATCACAGAAACGGTATTTGAAAACCGTTTTATGCATGTTGAGGAATTCCGTCGTATGAACAGTAACATTAAGATCGAAGGACGCTCCGCTATTATCTCTGGACCAAACAATTTGCAAGGTGCTGAAGTCGCATCAACCGACTTACGTGCGGGAGCTGCGCTTGTTATTGCAGGATTGGTCTCAGAAGGAGTTACTCGAGTAACGGAACTTAAACACATTGACCGTGGATACGTGAACCTTGCAGGTAAGTTAGCTGCACTCGGTGGAGACGTTGAGCGTGTTGAAGAAGTACAGGAAGTTGTCGAAGAAGAGGCAGTTGCTCTTGAAGAAACAGCACCATTAACACTTAATACGTCTACAAACTAG
- a CDS encoding YwmB family TATA-box binding protein → MGWLKGLLSLLIMSSAVVFYTNSDNTQAERDIQPIETILELVDYGDLALKEWQVLARDVHGTIESKNMFQQHVHKLSDQLEGWNQTYYDTSATEWTAEFQLTSKGGVTESIRLMAYPDNGTHTLASTYKLVGSRATDWHTYKLEEQLQDRLLLFSMDTASLFTQVQGTQDALTHKNDSLLDQAHLYMEKLDANEVEALTEETFVSVSAYTTVWKHQLNTGDQTMNVQIALRSDEALGEGTTVTIGTPIITTEY, encoded by the coding sequence ATGGGATGGCTGAAGGGTCTGTTGAGCTTACTTATTATGTCTTCTGCAGTGGTGTTTTATACAAACTCGGACAATACGCAAGCTGAACGGGACATTCAACCAATTGAAACGATCCTCGAACTAGTTGATTACGGTGATTTGGCTCTAAAAGAATGGCAGGTGCTTGCAAGGGACGTTCATGGAACGATTGAATCAAAAAATATGTTCCAACAACACGTACATAAGCTTAGTGATCAGCTTGAGGGCTGGAACCAAACGTATTATGATACTAGCGCAACAGAATGGACAGCTGAATTTCAATTGACTTCTAAAGGTGGCGTAACAGAATCCATACGTCTGATGGCGTACCCGGATAATGGAACCCACACACTGGCTTCAACGTATAAATTAGTTGGATCACGTGCGACTGATTGGCATACATACAAGCTGGAGGAGCAATTACAAGATCGCTTGCTGCTATTTTCAATGGACACGGCATCGCTTTTTACACAAGTACAAGGCACTCAGGATGCCCTTACTCACAAAAATGATTCTCTATTGGATCAAGCTCATCTGTACATGGAGAAACTTGATGCAAACGAGGTAGAAGCTCTAACAGAAGAAACGTTTGTCTCGGTATCCGCATATACTACTGTGTGGAAGCACCAACTGAATACAGGGGACCAAACGATGAATGTCCAGATTGCTCTAAGAAGCGATGAAGCTTTGGGCGAGGGGACAACTGTGACAATAGGAACGCCTATTATTACGACTGAATATTGA
- a CDS encoding DUF1146 family protein, which produces MTDGFGQDALIQIVVNLMFLGLSWWALQSFRFDLFVREPKGPQAIMLRLLTALALAYLVSRFFLDYLQASRLLQYLW; this is translated from the coding sequence GTGACTGATGGTTTTGGACAGGACGCACTGATTCAGATTGTTGTGAATCTTATGTTCCTGGGGCTATCCTGGTGGGCATTGCAAAGCTTTCGGTTTGATTTGTTTGTAAGGGAACCAAAAGGACCCCAAGCAATCATGCTCAGACTACTTACAGCCCTAGCTCTTGCATACCTAGTAAGCCGCTTTTTTCTTGATTACCTTCAAGCATCCAGATTGCTCCAATATTTGTGGTAA